One window of the Bos indicus isolate NIAB-ARS_2022 breed Sahiwal x Tharparkar chromosome 15, NIAB-ARS_B.indTharparkar_mat_pri_1.0, whole genome shotgun sequence genome contains the following:
- the LOC109569080 gene encoding olfactory receptor 10AG1-like, with product MEHQEKTPEGNLSKLMEFVLLDFADVPHLQRFLFGLFLLIYIIILMGNGIIFLITKLDPGLQTPMYFFLGNFSLLEICYVSVTLPRMLTSLWTQRRTISLVACATQMCFILTLGATECFLLAVMAYDRYVAICSPLQYPLVMNYRVCIQLVASSWISGIPIQIGQTCQIFSLPFCGSNLLNHFFCDIPPILKLACGDTFLNEMLVFTVAALFVLVPFLLILVSYGKIISTVLKLPSATSRGKAFSTCSSHLMVVALFFGSGLVTYLRPKTQGSAGTDKVLSLFYTIVTPVFNPMIYSLRNKDVMMALRQWPSKHLSSLKK from the coding sequence ATGGAACACCAAGAAAAAACACCAGAAGGTAATCTCAGTAAACTGATGGAATTTGTTCTTCTGGACTTTGCTGACGTTCCTCATCTCCAGAGGTTTTTATTTGGACTGTTCTTACTCATCTATATAATTATCTTGATGGGCAATGGCATCATATTTCTGATAACAAAACTAGACCCTGGTCTCCAGACCcccatgtattttttccttgGCAATTTTTCCCTTTTGGAAATCTGCTACGTGTCTGTTACACTCCCCAGAATGCTCACGAGTCTTTGGACACAAAGAAGAACGATTTCTCTAGTTGCTTGTGCCACACAAATGTGTTTCATTCTTACACTTGGGGCCACCGAGTGCTTCCTTCTggctgtgatggcctatgaccgctacgtGGCCATTTGTAGCCCTCTGCAATATCCCCTAGTCATGAACTACAGGGTGTGTATCCAGCTAGTGGCCAGCTCCTGGATCAGTGGAATCCCAATCCAAATAGGCCAGACATGCCAGATTTTCTCTCTGCCCTTTTGTGGTTCCAACCTCCTgaaccacttcttctgtgacatcCCTCCCATACTCAAGCTGGCCTGTGGGGACACTTTTCTGAATGAAATGTTGGTCTTCACAGTTGCTGCGCTGTTTGTTTTGGTTCCATTTCTGCTGATACTTGTCTCCTACGGCAAAATCATCTCCACAGTCCTTAAATTGCCATCAGCCACAAGTCGGGGCAAAGCCTTTTCCACCTGCTCCTCTCATCTTATGGTTGTGGCATTGTTCTTCGGATCAGGCCTTGTCACATATTTAAGACCCAAGACCCAAGGCTCAGCAGGAACTGACAAAGTGCTTTCCCTCTTCTACACGATTGTGACACCTGTGTTTAATCCCATGATATACAGTCTAAGGAACAAGGATGTCATGATGGCACTGAGACAATGGCCAAGCAAACACCTTAGTTCATTGAAAAAGTGA